From a single Candidatus Desulfatibia profunda genomic region:
- a CDS encoding DUF433 domain-containing protein has protein sequence MHERISIDPNICHGQACIKGTRIPVHQIVRMLANGDTIEELLEDYSSLQIKDIYACLDYAASPAEEQITPIEMIEDVS, from the coding sequence ATGCATGAACGTATTTCAATTGATCCAAACATATGCCATGGGCAAGCCTGCATTAAGGGAACAAGAATTCCTGTTCATCAGATCGTCCGTATGTTGGCAAATGGAGATACGATCGAAGAACTGCTTGAGGATTATTCATCACTACAAATTAAAGATATTTATGCCTGCCTTGATTACGCCGCCTCACCGGCTGAAGAACAGATAACGCCGATTGAGATGATTGAAGATGTTTCGTAA